From Streptomyces griseorubiginosus, one genomic window encodes:
- a CDS encoding GNAT family N-acetyltransferase yields MPYLLRAAALTDAPAVTDLLNEIDRIEIGRPETDLHTVEADLKHPEVDLDRDSWLAFDGSRLVAYALVWDESQGERIDADHYVLPDHQEAGELLLEALEARSLEKARANGASKAVVHLHLNSAPTTDLTRIRARGWTVVRRYHVLERALRADADLPPEPPAGVRVRPCVDEADRKQVHALHQTSFAEHFDFQPRSYEQWLHDIQADRLDWSLVWLVSAEDLGDAGFLIARDDREAMGWIRSLGLVREARGRGLGGLLLRQAFAAFAARGRTSVGLGVDTENATGAPELYARNGMSVHYAVDTWEIVVS; encoded by the coding sequence ATGCCCTATCTCCTGCGCGCTGCCGCGCTCACCGACGCGCCGGCCGTCACCGACCTGCTGAACGAGATCGACCGCATCGAGATCGGGCGGCCCGAGACCGATCTGCACACGGTGGAGGCCGACCTCAAGCACCCCGAGGTCGACCTGGACCGCGACTCCTGGCTGGCCTTCGACGGCTCACGGCTGGTGGCGTACGCCCTGGTGTGGGACGAGTCGCAGGGTGAGCGCATCGACGCCGACCACTACGTGCTGCCCGACCACCAAGAGGCCGGAGAGCTGCTCCTGGAGGCACTGGAGGCCAGGTCACTGGAGAAGGCGCGGGCCAACGGCGCCTCGAAGGCCGTGGTCCATCTGCATCTCAACTCGGCACCCACGACCGACCTCACCCGGATACGGGCCCGCGGCTGGACGGTCGTCCGGCGCTATCACGTACTGGAGCGGGCGCTGCGGGCGGACGCGGACCTGCCGCCCGAGCCGCCGGCCGGCGTGCGGGTGCGGCCGTGCGTGGACGAGGCGGACCGCAAGCAGGTCCACGCCCTGCACCAGACCTCCTTCGCCGAGCACTTCGACTTCCAGCCCCGTTCGTACGAGCAGTGGCTGCACGACATCCAGGCCGACCGGCTCGACTGGTCGCTGGTGTGGCTCGTCTCCGCCGAGGACCTCGGGGACGCCGGCTTCCTGATCGCCCGCGACGACCGCGAGGCCATGGGCTGGATCCGCAGTCTCGGCCTCGTCCGCGAGGCCCGCGGCCGGGGCCTCGGCGGACTCCTGCTGCGCCAGGCGTTCGCCGCCTTCGCGGCCCGGGGGCGCACCTCGGTGGGCCTCGGTGTGGACACCGAAAACGCCACCGGCGCGCCCGAGTTGTACGCGCGCAACGGAATGTCGGTCCATTACGCCGTCGACACCTGGGAAATCGTGGTGAGTTGA
- a CDS encoding serine hydrolase domain-containing protein encodes MSLRRSRLRAGSVLAVCLAALAPATAGAVADPYGRQNLQRQLEEFVRSPGGPPGAIAVLRTEEGTRVVRAGVADIRTGRPPRPDDHMRIASTAKAFSGAVALTLVHHRVLRLDDTLHQRLPQLPDAWGEVTLRQLLNHTSGLPDYSRSAGFLDELRADPRHRFDSRRLLDYVADQPLLFAPGSEYRYSNSDNIAVALMAEAATRTPYEELLRRLVYRPLGLHSTSLPQGYRMPKPYLHGYDVDPPAPPEDVSEVIGMSGVWASGGIVSTPADMTRFIRGYASGRLYGRKVVEQQRRWIEGAASEPAGPGRNSAGLAVFRYQTRCGVVLGHTGNTLGYTQLIAATPDGRRSLTFSVTSQITETTGAERLREMRALQENFVCALLRGKGE; translated from the coding sequence ATGTCTCTACGCCGATCCCGCCTGCGAGCCGGGTCCGTCCTCGCGGTCTGCCTCGCCGCGCTGGCCCCCGCGACAGCCGGCGCCGTCGCCGACCCGTACGGCCGGCAGAACCTCCAGCGTCAGCTCGAGGAGTTCGTGCGGAGCCCCGGCGGACCGCCGGGAGCCATCGCCGTCCTGCGCACCGAGGAGGGCACGCGCGTCGTGCGGGCCGGTGTCGCCGACATCCGCACGGGCCGCCCGCCCCGGCCCGACGACCACATGCGCATCGCCAGCACGGCCAAGGCCTTCAGCGGGGCGGTGGCCCTGACACTGGTCCACCACCGGGTCCTGCGTCTCGACGACACCCTGCACCAGCGGCTTCCCCAACTCCCCGACGCCTGGGGTGAGGTGACACTTCGTCAACTCCTCAACCACACCAGCGGTCTGCCCGACTACTCCCGCAGCGCCGGGTTCCTCGACGAGCTGCGCGCCGACCCGCGCCACCGGTTCGACTCCCGGCGCCTGCTCGACTACGTGGCCGACCAGCCCCTGCTCTTCGCGCCGGGCAGCGAGTACCGCTACTCGAACTCGGACAACATCGCCGTGGCACTCATGGCGGAGGCGGCGACCAGGACGCCGTACGAAGAGCTCCTGCGCAGACTGGTCTACCGGCCGCTCGGCCTCCACTCGACCAGCCTCCCGCAGGGCTACCGGATGCCGAAGCCGTATCTGCACGGCTACGACGTGGACCCGCCAGCGCCCCCGGAGGACGTCAGCGAGGTCATCGGCATGTCGGGCGTCTGGGCCTCCGGAGGCATCGTCTCCACGCCCGCCGACATGACCCGTTTCATCCGCGGCTACGCGAGCGGGCGGCTCTACGGCAGGAAGGTCGTCGAGCAGCAGCGCCGGTGGATCGAGGGTGCCGCCTCCGAGCCCGCAGGGCCGGGCCGCAACTCCGCGGGTCTGGCCGTCTTCCGGTATCAGACGCGCTGTGGTGTCGTCCTGGGCCACACCGGCAACACGCTGGGCTACACCCAGTTGATCGCGGCGACCCCCGACGGCCGCCGTTCGCTGACGTTCTCGGTCACCTCGCAGATCACCGAGACCACCGGTGCCGAGCGACTGCGCGAAATGCGTGCGCTTCAGGAGAACTTCGTCTGCGCATTGCTGCGCGGAAAGGGCGAATAG
- a CDS encoding DUF1996 domain-containing protein — translation MLGGGGLVAANVYASATESGTPQQTSWGAVTIDCPDVGDALTSVPDGARADVDKELAQLDQQIAEAYQQLQDPSVQDRDAAQSRIVDPLQENRAATIERITAALQSAGAQPEGLGDKAGCTLRQTENQNGDGQDQQGDGQNQDGQGDDQQGDGQDQGGQGDGQDQGGQQQGNGGQAGNGPVAADYADINSAPPAAQAPPAQGDASRGTFVTSCGVNANGLFNSDNVIVAPGVSNGAHHFHDYIGNQSNTAFASDEDLANAETSCVDQGDKSTYYWPVIRLQNGTQEQDANKPGGGIEGNAGEIVTPKEVTLTFVGNPRSKVTAMPRLLRIITGDAKAFVNGTANANASWSCTGFEDRQLKDKYPLCPQGSDVVRTFKFQSCWDGRNIDSANHRTHVAFAQNDGTCPNGFQAIPQLVQRIVYDVDAPSLNDGGRTTPLFAVDSFPEQLHKAVTDHGDFINVFDEDLMNEMVGCINDGRQCGAGTGQDDPGNGGDNGNGGDNGGNGDNGGNGNGGDNGGGQNGGGGQNGGGQNGGDDGNSADPDPGNSNDPGNGGDNGNGAEENPGNGDDPQQQPTPTAEAPAGDASTAPADDQPKTYSSPTAHSTTAPDTGNVNGNGNGDEQANQPNPQDSTATTAPGAVAQPPVAAEPQGNQGSLAETGTKLWPAALGAILLISGFVLLRRTSRRSI, via the coding sequence ATGCTCGGGGGTGGTGGCCTGGTCGCGGCGAACGTGTACGCCTCCGCCACGGAGAGCGGCACGCCGCAGCAGACGTCGTGGGGAGCCGTCACGATCGACTGCCCGGACGTGGGTGACGCGCTGACCAGCGTGCCCGACGGGGCGCGGGCGGACGTCGACAAGGAACTCGCCCAGCTGGACCAGCAGATAGCCGAGGCCTACCAGCAGCTCCAGGACCCGTCGGTGCAGGACCGCGACGCCGCCCAGAGCCGCATCGTCGACCCGCTCCAGGAGAACCGCGCCGCGACCATCGAGCGCATCACCGCCGCCCTCCAGAGCGCGGGCGCACAGCCCGAGGGCCTCGGCGACAAGGCCGGCTGCACCCTGCGCCAGACCGAGAACCAGAACGGCGACGGTCAGGACCAGCAGGGTGACGGCCAGAACCAGGACGGCCAGGGCGACGATCAGCAGGGCGACGGTCAGGACCAGGGCGGTCAGGGTGACGGCCAGGACCAGGGCGGCCAGCAGCAGGGCAACGGCGGACAGGCCGGCAACGGCCCCGTGGCCGCCGACTACGCCGACATCAACAGCGCCCCACCCGCCGCACAGGCGCCGCCGGCTCAGGGCGACGCCTCCCGCGGCACCTTCGTCACCAGCTGCGGTGTCAACGCGAACGGCCTGTTCAACTCGGACAACGTCATCGTGGCCCCGGGTGTCTCCAACGGCGCCCACCACTTCCACGACTACATCGGCAACCAGTCCAACACCGCCTTCGCGAGCGATGAGGACCTGGCGAACGCCGAGACGAGCTGTGTCGACCAGGGCGACAAGTCCACGTACTACTGGCCGGTGATCCGGCTCCAGAACGGCACGCAGGAGCAGGACGCCAACAAGCCCGGCGGTGGCATCGAGGGCAACGCCGGTGAGATCGTCACCCCCAAGGAGGTGACGCTGACGTTCGTGGGCAACCCGCGCAGCAAGGTCACCGCGATGCCGCGGCTGCTGCGCATCATCACCGGTGACGCCAAGGCCTTCGTCAACGGCACCGCCAACGCCAACGCGTCCTGGAGCTGCACCGGGTTCGAGGACCGCCAGCTGAAGGACAAGTACCCGCTGTGCCCGCAGGGCAGTGACGTGGTGCGCACCTTCAAGTTCCAGAGCTGCTGGGACGGCCGCAACATCGACAGCGCCAACCACCGCACCCACGTGGCGTTCGCCCAGAACGACGGCACCTGCCCGAACGGCTTCCAGGCCATCCCGCAGCTGGTCCAGCGGATCGTCTACGACGTCGACGCGCCGAGCCTGAACGACGGCGGCCGCACGACCCCGCTGTTCGCGGTGGACTCCTTCCCGGAGCAGCTGCACAAGGCCGTCACCGACCACGGCGACTTCATCAACGTCTTCGACGAGGACCTGATGAACGAGATGGTCGGCTGCATCAACGACGGCCGCCAGTGCGGCGCCGGCACCGGGCAGGACGACCCGGGCAACGGCGGCGACAACGGCAACGGCGGAGACAACGGCGGGAACGGCGACAACGGCGGGAACGGCAACGGGGGTGACAACGGCGGCGGCCAGAACGGCGGCGGCGGCCAGAACGGCGGCGGCCAGAACGGCGGAGACGACGGCAACAGCGCCGACCCCGACCCCGGCAACAGCAACGACCCCGGCAACGGCGGCGACAACGGCAACGGTGCCGAGGAGAACCCCGGAAACGGCGACGACCCCCAGCAGCAGCCGACCCCGACCGCCGAAGCCCCCGCCGGTGACGCGTCGACGGCCCCCGCCGACGACCAGCCGAAGACCTACAGCTCACCCACCGCCCACAGCACCACGGCACCCGACACCGGGAACGTCAACGGCAACGGGAACGGCGACGAGCAGGCGAACCAGCCGAACCCCCAGGACAGCACCGCGACGACTGCCCCGGGAGCAGTCGCCCAGCCCCCCGTCGCCGCTGAGCCCCAGGGCAACCAGGGCAGTCTCGCCGAGACCGGCACCAAGCTGTGGCCGGCCGCACTCGGCGCGATCCTCCTGATCTCCGGCTTCGTACTCCTGCGACGCACCAGCCGCCGCTCGATCTGA
- a CDS encoding 3'-5' exonuclease: protein MNGTDTDRLLNVVDIEATCWPGSPPPGSVSEIIEIGLTVVDLSTAERVARHRIMVRPVRSEVSTFCTELTGITQQEVNRGLPFGEACRVLAAEHASGARPWASWGDYDRLQFTRQCGATRTPYPFGRRHTNAKAVFTDVHGLRKRPGMAQALGIAGLPLEGRHHRGEDDAWNIAALVLHLAKRDGWPLS, encoded by the coding sequence ATGAACGGCACGGACACCGACCGGCTCCTGAACGTGGTGGACATCGAAGCCACGTGCTGGCCCGGTTCCCCTCCCCCGGGCTCGGTCAGCGAGATCATCGAGATCGGGCTCACCGTCGTGGACCTGTCGACGGCCGAGCGGGTGGCGCGGCACCGCATCATGGTCCGGCCCGTCCGGTCCGAAGTCAGTACCTTCTGCACGGAGTTGACCGGTATCACCCAGCAAGAGGTGAACCGGGGCCTGCCGTTCGGTGAGGCCTGCCGGGTGTTGGCCGCCGAGCACGCCTCCGGTGCGCGTCCCTGGGCGAGTTGGGGCGACTACGACCGCCTCCAGTTCACCCGGCAGTGCGGGGCCACGAGGACGCCGTACCCCTTCGGCCGCCGTCACACCAATGCCAAGGCGGTCTTCACCGACGTCCACGGCCTGCGCAAGCGTCCCGGCATGGCCCAGGCCCTGGGCATCGCCGGCCTGCCGCTCGAAGGCCGCCACCACCGCGGCGAGGACGACGCCTGGAACATCGCGGCCCTCGTCCTGCACCTCGCGAAGCGGGACGGCTGGCCCCTGTCCTAG
- a CDS encoding nucleotidyltransferase domain-containing protein, producing MTQHADDDVARHGGVAGLRLATGEAAGEALAQSLPVDRNQAILEAAKQVGAILKREGHAFALAGSVAVYAHGGAQNLQHDVDFAIRPEDAESVAETLRAAGLPVRTPPEDWLLKADCLGQQVDLIFELAHQPVTTELLERADELSVDSVFMPVLSPTDLLHSLLSAFSEHHCDFGAVLPIARTLREKVDWDAVRRGCGDAPMPDAFFYFLERLEVIEPRTARQQQTEEGRT from the coding sequence ATGACGCAGCACGCCGACGACGACGTCGCCCGCCACGGGGGCGTCGCCGGACTGCGACTGGCGACCGGGGAAGCCGCCGGTGAGGCACTCGCCCAGAGTCTGCCCGTCGACCGCAACCAGGCGATCCTGGAGGCGGCCAAGCAGGTCGGCGCGATCCTGAAACGGGAGGGACACGCCTTCGCGCTCGCGGGCAGTGTCGCCGTGTACGCCCACGGCGGCGCCCAGAACCTCCAGCACGACGTCGACTTCGCCATCCGTCCCGAGGACGCGGAGTCGGTGGCCGAGACCCTCCGCGCGGCGGGCCTCCCGGTCCGGACGCCTCCGGAGGACTGGCTCCTGAAGGCCGACTGCCTGGGACAGCAGGTCGACCTGATCTTCGAGCTGGCGCACCAGCCGGTCACCACCGAACTGCTGGAGCGGGCCGACGAACTCTCCGTCGACTCGGTGTTCATGCCGGTGCTGTCCCCCACCGACCTGCTGCACAGCCTGCTGTCCGCGTTCTCCGAGCACCACTGCGACTTCGGGGCCGTGCTGCCGATCGCCCGCACGCTGCGGGAGAAGGTGGACTGGGACGCCGTACGCCGGGGCTGCGGGGACGCGCCGATGCCGGACGCGTTCTTCTACTTCCTGGAGCGGCTGGAGGTCATCGAACCGAGGACCGCCAGGCAGCAGCAGACCGAGGAGGGCCGGACATGA
- a CDS encoding BON domain-containing protein, protein MSGSAPEHSGENVEYRVAHFRDRLAAEELGELGVRAEVRAGAVVVTGTVPSAQCRETVLRTVREELAGLAVHTDVVVAETATPDHAEELP, encoded by the coding sequence ATGAGCGGCTCCGCGCCGGAACACTCCGGCGAGAACGTCGAGTACCGCGTCGCCCACTTCCGTGACCGGCTGGCCGCGGAGGAGCTGGGTGAGCTGGGGGTCCGGGCCGAGGTGCGGGCCGGGGCGGTGGTCGTCACCGGCACGGTGCCGTCCGCGCAGTGCCGGGAAACCGTGCTGCGGACCGTCCGCGAGGAGCTCGCCGGGCTCGCCGTGCACACCGACGTGGTGGTGGCGGAGACCGCCACGCCCGATCATGCGGAGGAACTGCCGTGA
- a CDS encoding metallophosphoesterase family protein, whose protein sequence is MIRVAAVGDIHMGPESQGVLRPAFDTLPDCADLLLLAGDLTRHGTPEEARVVAQEVRGLPVPVVAVLGNHDHHDEQPEKVAALLEDAGVRVLEGEGTVVECGGTRVGIAGTKGFGGGFVGRSAGEFGEPLMKEFVRYSRRCADGLRTALEELDRQDCGAKVALTHFSPVADTLAGEPLEIYPFLGSYLLAEAIDTAGADLSVHGHAHAGTEHGMTAGGVRVRNVAQPVIRRAFNVYHLHEN, encoded by the coding sequence GTGATCCGTGTCGCCGCCGTGGGGGACATCCACATGGGGCCGGAGAGCCAGGGCGTGCTGCGCCCCGCCTTCGACACCCTGCCCGACTGTGCCGATCTGCTGCTCCTGGCCGGAGACCTCACCCGGCACGGCACGCCGGAGGAGGCGCGAGTGGTGGCCCAGGAGGTACGGGGCCTGCCGGTGCCGGTCGTCGCGGTGCTCGGCAACCACGACCACCACGACGAGCAGCCCGAGAAGGTGGCCGCCCTGCTGGAGGACGCGGGGGTGCGGGTCCTGGAGGGCGAGGGGACCGTCGTGGAGTGCGGCGGCACCCGGGTCGGCATCGCCGGGACCAAGGGGTTCGGCGGCGGGTTCGTGGGCCGCAGTGCCGGGGAGTTCGGCGAGCCGCTGATGAAGGAGTTCGTACGGTACTCACGGCGCTGCGCGGACGGGCTGCGCACGGCGCTGGAGGAACTGGACCGGCAGGACTGCGGGGCCAAGGTGGCGCTCACCCACTTCTCCCCCGTGGCCGACACCCTCGCCGGTGAGCCGCTGGAGATCTATCCGTTCCTCGGCAGCTATCTGCTGGCCGAGGCCATCGACACGGCGGGCGCCGACCTGAGCGTGCACGGACACGCGCACGCGGGCACCGAGCACGGGATGACGGCCGGCGGGGTGCGGGTGCGGAACGTGGCCCAGCCGGTGATCCGGCGGGCCTTCAACGTCTACCACCTGCACGAGAACTGA
- a CDS encoding amidohydrolase has product MTDAVDEVLARVHGEVTARADRLWDMARMLHSDPEYAFEEHRAAALLCGELEWAGFEVRRDVAGLPTAFTARSGTRTRPAVALMLEYDALPGLGHACGHNLIAAAGLGAALAARAVLSRDAGTVWAIGTPAEEGGGGKVAETDAGLFDDLDAALMFHPGVHSWQWAPLTAQAQYRVGFHGRAAHPTGNPTEGVDALAALIQLFNTLAVVGRRLPEGSHVQGIVTDGGRATNIVPEYAEGLFGLRALTTGALEDLAGELLTCAQGVARATGTTVTVERATPRYEHFRDSSVLSARFARYLAGTGIEMTPPAPGVYLGSSDVGNVSGRVPAIHPFVAIMEEDGSDHTPEFAVAAGSERARRVMLAAAEALACTAVEVLLRPELRDAAWEDHDRATARS; this is encoded by the coding sequence GTGACCGACGCCGTGGACGAGGTGCTCGCGCGGGTGCACGGGGAGGTGACGGCACGGGCCGACCGGCTCTGGGACATGGCGCGGATGCTGCACTCCGACCCGGAGTACGCCTTCGAGGAGCACCGGGCGGCGGCGCTGCTGTGCGGAGAGCTCGAATGGGCGGGATTCGAGGTGCGGCGGGACGTGGCCGGCCTGCCCACCGCCTTCACCGCACGCTCCGGGACCAGGACCCGCCCCGCGGTGGCCCTGATGCTGGAGTACGACGCCCTGCCCGGCCTCGGCCACGCCTGCGGCCACAACCTGATCGCCGCGGCCGGCCTCGGCGCCGCCCTCGCCGCGCGGGCCGTGCTCAGCCGGGACGCGGGCACCGTCTGGGCCATCGGCACCCCGGCCGAGGAGGGCGGCGGAGGCAAGGTCGCCGAGACCGACGCCGGGCTGTTCGACGACCTCGACGCGGCGCTGATGTTCCACCCCGGCGTGCACAGCTGGCAGTGGGCCCCGCTGACCGCGCAGGCCCAGTACCGGGTCGGCTTCCACGGCCGCGCCGCCCACCCGACCGGCAACCCCACCGAGGGCGTCGACGCGCTCGCCGCGCTCATCCAGCTCTTCAACACCCTGGCCGTGGTGGGGCGCAGGCTGCCCGAGGGGTCGCACGTCCAGGGCATCGTCACCGACGGCGGCAGGGCCACCAACATCGTTCCCGAGTACGCGGAGGGCCTGTTCGGTCTGCGCGCGCTCACCACCGGCGCCCTGGAGGACCTGGCGGGCGAACTGCTCACCTGCGCCCAGGGCGTGGCCCGCGCGACGGGGACCACGGTCACGGTGGAACGGGCCACGCCCCGCTACGAGCACTTCCGGGACAGCTCGGTGCTCTCGGCCCGGTTCGCCCGGTACCTGGCGGGCACCGGGATCGAGATGACCCCGCCCGCACCCGGCGTCTACCTGGGCTCCTCCGACGTCGGCAACGTCAGCGGACGGGTGCCCGCCATCCACCCCTTCGTGGCGATCATGGAGGAGGACGGCTCCGACCACACCCCCGAGTTCGCCGTCGCGGCCGGCTCCGAGCGCGCCCGCCGGGTGATGCTGGCCGCCGCCGAGGCCCTGGCCTGCACGGCGGTGGAGGTGCTGCTGCGGCCGGAGCTGCGGGACGCGGCATGGGAGGACCACGACCGGGCCACGGCCCGCAGCTGA
- a CDS encoding nitrate reductase — protein MKADRIADPWGARTPYRRHGSWPARVDTFLAEGVEPGAVDTWVPAASLLHSGGDAMDIAVVGGRMAGVRGRAVDRVSRGRLGPKDLFGWQANASPDRLTRPLVRRDGHLVETDWDTAMERIAARTRELLEERGPGSIGFYTSGQLFLEEYYTLAVMARAGIGTNHLDGNTRLCTATAAEALKESFGCDGQPGSFDDLDHADVIALFGHNMAETQTVQWARVLDRLASADPPRLLCVDPRPTQVARHAAVHLAPRIGTNVPLLNALLHETIRHDRVDHDFVEAHTVGFEELAERVASCTPEWAAEICDVPAARISAAAELVGTADALLSTVLQGVYQAHQATAAAVQVNNLHLIRGMLGRPGAGVLQMNGQPSAENTRECGADGDLPGFRNWQNEKHIADLAQVWNVEPDRIPHYAPPTHAMQMFRYAEQGSIGMLWISGTNPAVSLPELARVRALLAQDRLFTVVQDLYLTETARLADVVLPAATWGEKTGTITNADRTVHLCEKAVEPPGEARPDLEILLDFARRMDFRDKDGGPLIGWRGPEEAFEAWKRCSAGRPCDYTGLSYDGLREAGGIQWPCTEERPGGTARLYTDGITWAHPDDCESYGKDLETGAAVDPVEYRSLNPDGKAVLKAAAYVEPHEMPDERYPFQLSTGRTLYHFHTRTKTGRVAQLDEAAPEVWTEVSAADADRLGLGEGDLVEVTTRRGALQARLRVTDIRPGLLFVPFHYGYWDTKEGDGPDGGGPGRAANETTITDWDPASKQPLFKTAAAALTLVARADGRYAPAPTTTASAPADPGSVPVTAGGRQARATQDPGYGEGPARDPGGRS, from the coding sequence ATGAAGGCGGACCGGATCGCCGATCCCTGGGGTGCCCGGACGCCGTACCGGCGCCACGGGTCCTGGCCGGCCAGGGTGGACACGTTCCTTGCGGAGGGTGTGGAGCCCGGGGCGGTCGACACATGGGTGCCGGCGGCTTCGCTGCTGCACTCCGGCGGTGACGCCATGGACATCGCCGTGGTCGGCGGTCGGATGGCCGGAGTGCGCGGACGGGCGGTGGACCGGGTCAGCCGCGGCAGGCTGGGGCCCAAGGACCTGTTCGGCTGGCAGGCGAACGCCTCGCCGGACCGGCTGACCCGGCCGCTCGTCCGGCGTGACGGGCACCTGGTGGAGACGGACTGGGACACCGCGATGGAGCGGATCGCGGCCCGCACCCGTGAGCTGCTGGAGGAGCGCGGTCCCGGTTCGATCGGCTTCTACACGAGCGGGCAGCTGTTCCTGGAGGAGTACTACACGCTCGCGGTGATGGCCCGGGCGGGCATCGGCACCAACCACCTCGACGGGAACACGCGGCTGTGCACGGCGACGGCGGCCGAGGCGCTGAAGGAGTCGTTCGGCTGCGACGGCCAGCCCGGCAGTTTCGACGACCTCGACCACGCCGACGTGATCGCGCTGTTCGGCCACAACATGGCCGAGACGCAGACCGTGCAGTGGGCGCGGGTCCTGGACCGGCTGGCGAGTGCCGACCCGCCGCGGCTGCTGTGTGTGGATCCCCGTCCGACCCAGGTGGCGCGGCACGCGGCCGTGCACCTGGCACCGCGCATCGGCACCAACGTGCCGCTGCTGAACGCCCTGTTGCACGAGACGATCCGGCACGACCGGGTCGACCACGACTTCGTCGAGGCGCACACCGTCGGCTTCGAGGAGCTGGCCGAACGGGTCGCGTCCTGCACGCCCGAGTGGGCCGCGGAGATCTGCGACGTGCCGGCCGCCCGGATCAGTGCGGCGGCCGAGCTCGTCGGCACGGCGGACGCCCTGCTGTCCACGGTCCTCCAGGGCGTCTACCAGGCGCACCAGGCCACCGCCGCGGCCGTGCAGGTCAACAACCTGCATCTGATCCGGGGCATGCTGGGCCGCCCGGGCGCGGGCGTGCTCCAGATGAACGGACAGCCCAGCGCCGAGAACACCCGCGAGTGCGGCGCCGACGGCGATCTGCCGGGGTTCCGCAACTGGCAGAACGAGAAGCACATCGCCGACCTGGCGCAGGTGTGGAACGTCGAGCCGGACCGGATCCCGCACTACGCGCCGCCCACGCACGCGATGCAGATGTTCCGCTACGCCGAGCAGGGCTCGATCGGCATGCTCTGGATCAGCGGCACCAACCCCGCGGTGTCCCTGCCCGAACTGGCCCGCGTCCGCGCCCTGTTGGCACAGGACCGGCTCTTCACCGTCGTCCAGGACCTGTACCTGACGGAGACCGCGCGGCTCGCCGACGTCGTGCTGCCCGCCGCGACCTGGGGCGAGAAGACCGGCACGATCACCAACGCCGACCGTACGGTCCACCTGTGCGAGAAGGCGGTCGAGCCGCCCGGCGAGGCCCGGCCCGACCTGGAGATCCTCCTGGACTTCGCGCGGCGCATGGACTTCCGCGACAAGGACGGCGGACCGCTGATCGGCTGGCGGGGGCCCGAGGAGGCGTTCGAGGCCTGGAAGCGGTGCAGCGCGGGCCGGCCCTGCGACTACACGGGCCTGTCCTACGACGGTCTCCGCGAGGCCGGTGGCATCCAGTGGCCCTGCACCGAGGAGCGGCCCGGGGGCACCGCGCGCCTCTACACGGACGGCATCACCTGGGCCCACCCGGACGACTGCGAGAGCTACGGCAAGGACCTGGAGACCGGGGCGGCCGTGGATCCGGTGGAGTACCGCTCCCTCAACCCGGACGGCAAGGCCGTGCTCAAGGCGGCCGCGTACGTCGAGCCGCACGAGATGCCGGACGAGCGGTACCCCTTCCAGCTCTCGACGGGCCGTACGCTCTACCACTTCCACACCCGCACCAAGACCGGCCGGGTGGCACAGCTCGACGAGGCGGCCCCCGAGGTGTGGACGGAGGTGAGCGCGGCGGACGCGGACCGGCTCGGTCTCGGCGAGGGCGATCTGGTGGAGGTCACCACCCGGCGCGGCGCCCTTCAGGCACGGTTGCGCGTCACCGACATCCGGCCGGGACTGCTCTTCGTGCCCTTCCACTACGGCTACTGGGACACCAAGGAGGGCGACGGCCCGGACGGGGGCGGTCCGGGGCGGGCCGCGAACGAGACGACGATTACCGACTGGGACCCCGCGTCCAAGCAGCCCCTGTTCAAGACAGCGGCCGCAGCCCTCACCCTCGTCGCCCGCGCGGACGGGCGGTACGCCCCGGCTCCCACCACCACGGCGTCGGCCCCGGCGGACCCCGGCTCCGTGCCCGTCACGGCGGGTGGCCGACAGGCCCGGGCGACACAGGACCCCGGCTACGGCGAGGGTCCGGCCCGGGATCCGGGAGGCAGGTCATGA
- a CDS encoding hemerythrin domain-containing protein codes for MGHGGNVIDELMTDHREVEELFGKIEALSPGEKNRKVYAEQVTMELIRHSVAEEEYLYPAVREHLVNGNTMADREIDDHSKAEQLMKDLEGCEADDPEFDRLVGELMSEVRSHIAEEEQTLFPQLRVACSEKELNDLGDKVRRAKKMAPTRPHPSAPDTPPANKLLAPGAGLVDRMRDALSGRGKED; via the coding sequence ATGGGACACGGAGGAAACGTCATCGACGAGCTGATGACCGATCACCGTGAGGTCGAGGAGCTGTTCGGGAAGATCGAGGCGCTGTCGCCCGGTGAGAAGAACCGGAAGGTGTACGCCGAGCAGGTCACCATGGAGCTGATCCGGCATTCGGTGGCCGAGGAGGAGTACCTGTACCCGGCGGTACGCGAGCACCTGGTCAACGGGAACACCATGGCGGACCGGGAGATCGACGACCACTCCAAGGCCGAGCAGCTGATGAAGGACCTGGAGGGCTGCGAGGCGGACGACCCCGAGTTCGACCGGCTCGTCGGAGAGCTGATGAGCGAGGTCCGCTCGCACATCGCCGAGGAGGAGCAGACCCTCTTCCCGCAGTTGCGTGTCGCCTGCTCGGAGAAGGAGCTGAACGACCTGGGCGACAAGGTGCGCCGCGCCAAGAAGATGGCGCCGACCCGCCCGCACCCCTCGGCTCCGGACACTCCTCCGGCGAACAAGCTGCTTGCTCCCGGCGCCGGGCTGGTCGACCGGATGCGGGACGCGCTGTCGGGCCGCGGCAAGGAGGACTGA